In the Chroococcidiopsis sp. SAG 2025 genome, one interval contains:
- a CDS encoding type II secretion system protein J, which produces MKKYFAQIYRRFHTSQSFRGFTLVEVLIAVLISTMVVVIAGFSLVTITSFDNKAEARTERQIALNRAFDFMTYEIRMASRINRLETEVADSSTTTLEKIVEDAGIKTKLGSYGTIALYLEIPITNIPPSCPPPTASYTVPTDYQTGYDKVVYDIRPTTGSWLSPRVIARYGRIPNADGSIDPCKNSVASDILVDSISDTDINPTCAAPAIKFGAGGFYACVNGSLVDLFLRGAVSGTENQDVTGRAFSRLSSYSKELAPVLSGSKSGTTEMNLTWTWSGTGNPTYKVYRTVDGAATEVYSGSVSSLDSNSLTASLRPSSGKQNCYTVRATIGSYTSAPSNARCEDF; this is translated from the coding sequence ATGAAAAAGTATTTTGCTCAAATTTATCGTCGATTTCATACTTCTCAGTCTTTTAGAGGATTTACGCTCGTAGAAGTATTAATTGCAGTCTTAATTAGTACAATGGTGGTGGTTATTGCTGGATTTTCTCTGGTCACAATTACATCTTTTGATAATAAAGCGGAAGCCAGAACCGAAAGGCAAATAGCTCTCAATCGTGCTTTCGATTTCATGACTTATGAAATTAGAATGGCAAGCAGAATTAATCGGCTTGAAACTGAAGTTGCAGATAGCTCTACTACAACTTTAGAAAAAATTGTAGAAGACGCTGGCATTAAAACAAAGTTAGGTAGTTATGGCACAATTGCTTTATACCTAGAAATTCCTATTACTAATATTCCTCCTTCTTGTCCTCCCCCAACTGCTTCTTACACAGTTCCCACTGATTATCAAACAGGGTATGACAAAGTAGTTTACGATATTCGCCCTACAACTGGAAGTTGGTTAAGTCCGAGGGTAATTGCGCGTTACGGACGCATACCTAACGCCGACGGTTCGATCGATCCATGTAAAAACTCTGTTGCTAGCGATATTTTAGTTGACTCAATTTCTGACACAGACATTAATCCAACTTGCGCTGCACCCGCCATTAAGTTTGGTGCTGGCGGTTTTTATGCTTGCGTTAACGGTAGCTTAGTGGATTTGTTCTTGCGCGGTGCAGTTAGTGGTACAGAAAATCAAGATGTCACGGGTAGGGCATTTTCTCGCCTCAGCAGCTACAGTAAGGAACTCGCACCCGTGCTATCCGGTAGCAAGTCAGGAACAACCGAGATGAATTTGACTTGGACTTGGAGTGGTACGGGTAATCCGACTTACAAAGTCTATCGCACCGTGGATGGGGCAGCTACAGAAGTTTATAGCGGCTCTGTTTCTAGCTTAGATAGCAATAGTCTCACTGCCAGCCTTCGCCCTAGCTCTGGTAAACAAAACTGCTATACAGTGAGAGCAACTATCGGTTCGTATACCAGTGCGCCAAGCAATGCAAGGTGTGAAGATTTCTAA
- a CDS encoding FAD/NAD(P)-binding protein — MLAEASNTDIAIIGAGPHALTFIAYLLQKRKKLRHRFAVFDPSGMWLQQWQQQFAAFEIPHLRSPAVHHPDPNPYALRKFAASRPQELFAPYDLPGTQLFQDFCTDLIRRLDLPPVLQAKVLRIEPLQHRLRPRFRLWLADDRAVITRRVIFAKGSSQIHVPEWMSQIQSPYPPERLCHSQQVDLRKLNLAGERILIVGGGLTSGHLAVGAIARGARVVLMARRNLQEKLFDAEPGWLGPKYLKDFWAEPDWEKRWYLIQQARNGGSLTPAMMLQLRRLMRCDRLQIQERCQVVKAVWQGNSWLVHCHNGEENECDRIWVATGTKLDVTAEPLLSDILNTFPLPIARGLPVLDPCLRWSGCEFYMMGGLAGLQVGPVARNLSGARMASERIASAL; from the coding sequence ATGCTTGCAGAAGCTTCCAATACCGATATTGCCATCATTGGCGCTGGTCCCCACGCTCTCACGTTTATTGCCTACTTGCTGCAAAAGCGGAAAAAGCTGCGGCACAGGTTTGCTGTTTTCGATCCAAGTGGAATGTGGTTGCAGCAGTGGCAGCAACAATTTGCGGCTTTTGAGATCCCTCATTTACGTTCTCCTGCCGTCCACCATCCCGATCCCAACCCATACGCCTTGCGAAAATTTGCCGCAAGTCGTCCCCAAGAATTATTTGCCCCTTACGATCTGCCAGGAACGCAATTATTTCAAGATTTTTGTACCGATTTAATTCGCCGTTTGGATTTGCCACCAGTTCTCCAAGCAAAGGTTTTGCGGATCGAACCCTTACAACATCGGTTGCGTCCTCGGTTTCGCTTGTGGCTGGCAGACGATCGCGCGGTTATTACCCGTAGAGTAATATTTGCCAAGGGTAGCAGTCAAATTCACGTACCCGAATGGATGAGTCAAATTCAGTCTCCTTATCCGCCAGAAAGGTTATGTCACTCTCAACAAGTGGATTTGCGAAAATTGAACTTAGCTGGAGAACGGATATTAATTGTTGGTGGCGGATTAACTAGCGGACATTTGGCTGTAGGCGCGATCGCCCGTGGTGCTAGAGTCGTGTTGATGGCAAGGCGCAACTTACAAGAGAAATTATTTGATGCCGAACCAGGGTGGCTGGGACCGAAATATCTCAAAGATTTTTGGGCAGAACCGGACTGGGAAAAGCGTTGGTATTTAATTCAACAAGCGAGAAATGGGGGTTCCCTCACGCCAGCAATGATGCTACAGTTGCGACGGCTCATGCGGTGCGATCGCTTGCAGATTCAGGAACGATGCCAAGTCGTCAAAGCAGTATGGCAAGGGAATAGTTGGTTAGTGCATTGCCATAATGGGGAAGAGAATGAATGCGATCGCATTTGGGTCGCAACAGGGACGAAACTTGACGTGACTGCCGAACCTCTGCTGTCAGACATTCTCAATACCTTTCCTCTACCTATAGCAAGAGGCTTGCCCGTTCTCGATCCCTGCTTGCGCTGGTCGGGATGCGAATTTTATATGATGGGTGGCTTGGCAGGATTGCAAGTAGGACCAGTTGCCAGAAACTTATCAGGTGCAAGAATGGCAAGTGAAAGGATCGCGTCTGCTTTGTAG
- a CDS encoding Tfp pilus assembly protein FimT/FimU, with protein MSVEIIKNQGFSLVEILIIVVIIGILTAIAVPSFAGSLDRVKLNQAVFEVRGILQEAQRQAIRKSQPCDVILMLSTTPIQITANCGVTGDRNLSKGVQLVTNISQITGNPIKITFGILGTAEFTVISSRNPPPPVDPSGKMIFSVARSSIHDKKCLAIYNTLGLTRAGNYTGDSTTANHITDDGICTAS; from the coding sequence GTGTCCGTAGAAATAATCAAAAATCAAGGGTTCTCTTTAGTAGAAATATTAATAATAGTTGTCATTATTGGTATTCTAACCGCGATCGCAGTTCCTAGCTTTGCTGGTTCTTTGGATCGTGTCAAATTGAATCAAGCAGTCTTTGAAGTCAGAGGAATTTTGCAAGAAGCCCAAAGACAAGCTATTCGTAAAAGCCAACCTTGCGATGTCATTTTGATGTTATCGACTACACCAATACAAATTACAGCGAATTGTGGTGTTACGGGCGATCGCAATTTATCAAAGGGAGTTCAACTAGTAACAAATATTAGTCAAATAACGGGTAATCCCATCAAAATTACTTTTGGCATTTTAGGCACAGCAGAATTTACAGTTATCAGTTCTAGAAATCCTCCTCCTCCAGTCGATCCGAGTGGAAAAATGATTTTTTCTGTTGCTCGCAGCTCCATTCACGATAAAAAATGTCTGGCTATATATAATACTTTAGGATTGACAAGAGCTGGTAACTACACTGGTGATTCTACCACGGCAAATCACATTACTGACGACGGGATTTGTACTGCATCCTAA
- a CDS encoding DUF3598 family protein has translation MRSQWECLLQNLGEWQGSFTRLSPQAEFIEDTPTVVSLAGLNDNKTIRQVVRFLPPNRPVEEKVFEYSSLGKGVLFFENGAFSQGSIQLSPVAEFGAELGLIHGDRRLRLVQLFTPNGKLDKITLIREYLTGTTTPERPPLQVDDLVGEWQGEAVTIYPDWRSPDTYPTQLQIERLGSDRLTQQLTIYSTLENPYQISSTSKITGSLLYFEGSQPDRQMTQVMLLPDGASATCPQQVQLRQAFFLEVGWLVQPNLRQRLIRRYNDKGEWTSLTLVTERK, from the coding sequence ATGCGATCGCAATGGGAATGTTTGCTACAAAACTTAGGTGAATGGCAGGGTTCGTTTACTCGGCTCTCACCCCAAGCTGAGTTTATAGAAGATACGCCTACTGTCGTATCATTAGCTGGATTAAACGATAACAAAACCATTCGTCAAGTTGTCCGTTTCTTACCACCCAATCGTCCCGTAGAAGAGAAAGTATTTGAATACAGTTCTCTGGGTAAGGGAGTTCTGTTTTTTGAAAATGGGGCATTTTCTCAAGGTTCAATTCAACTCAGTCCGGTTGCAGAATTTGGCGCAGAACTTGGTTTAATTCATGGCGATCGCCGCTTGCGCTTAGTGCAACTTTTTACACCAAACGGAAAGTTAGATAAAATTACGCTGATTCGCGAATATCTTACTGGTACGACAACTCCAGAACGTCCACCTTTACAAGTTGATGACTTAGTAGGTGAGTGGCAAGGAGAAGCAGTCACAATTTATCCCGACTGGCGATCGCCCGATACCTATCCTACGCAATTGCAAATCGAGCGCCTGGGTAGCGATCGCCTCACACAACAATTGACTATCTACTCTACGCTAGAAAACCCTTACCAAATCAGTTCCACGAGCAAAATTACCGGATCGTTACTCTACTTTGAGGGTTCTCAGCCCGATCGCCAAATGACTCAAGTTATGCTACTACCAGATGGCGCTTCTGCCACCTGTCCTCAACAAGTGCAGTTAAGACAAGCCTTTTTTCTCGAAGTGGGTTGGCTAGTACAGCCCAATCTACGACAAAGATTGATAAGACGTTACAACGATAAGGGTGAATGGACTAGCCTGACTTTGGTTACTGAAAGGAAGTGA
- a CDS encoding tetratricopeptide repeat protein → MTWNNRGITLSDWGEYSKAVASFDRALAIDPEYSKAWYNKGVALRKLGDFTAAIVCFDRTIELEPNDFWAWYNRGLSLAQIGEKEAAIASYKHALSIQPQDMAVWYDCGLALYELCRYQEAIAIYTKALEVQPHTPIFWYNIACCYALQSQAEQAIISLQQAIQISPDKYRTLAKNSSVFHTISQDERFQNLISESHVDV, encoded by the coding sequence TTGACTTGGAACAATCGCGGCATCACTCTAAGCGACTGGGGTGAATATAGCAAAGCAGTAGCTAGCTTCGATCGCGCTTTGGCAATCGATCCAGAATATAGCAAGGCTTGGTACAACAAAGGGGTAGCGCTGCGAAAATTAGGAGATTTCACAGCAGCAATCGTCTGTTTCGATCGCACTATTGAGTTGGAGCCTAATGATTTTTGGGCATGGTATAACAGGGGGCTATCTCTAGCACAAATTGGTGAAAAAGAAGCAGCGATCGCTAGCTACAAACATGCTCTTAGCATTCAACCCCAAGATATGGCAGTTTGGTACGATTGTGGTTTGGCTTTGTATGAATTGTGCCGTTACCAAGAAGCGATCGCCATTTACACCAAAGCTTTAGAAGTCCAGCCTCATACACCTATATTTTGGTACAATATTGCCTGCTGTTATGCTTTGCAATCGCAAGCCGAACAAGCAATTATTAGCTTACAACAGGCAATTCAAATTAGCCCAGATAAGTATCGTACTCTTGCCAAGAATAGCTCGGTCTTTCATACCATTTCTCAAGACGAAAGATTTCAAAATTTGATCTCTGAGTCGCATGTAGATGTATAA
- a CDS encoding tetratricopeptide repeat protein, whose translation MPRSMKWNLSLEAEFFYQQGLRRNKAEQYAEALLSLDVAVEYKPDYADAWSQRGIALGSLNRHEEAIASFDRAITLRPDVSWVWHNRGIALGKLGRYIEALNSFDLALEFNPDAATIWHNRGITLIDLGCYEKAVINFEKTIQLRPDAYWAWYNRGTALGHLK comes from the coding sequence ATGCCAAGATCTATGAAGTGGAATCTCAGTCTGGAGGCAGAATTTTTTTATCAACAGGGATTGCGTCGCAATAAAGCCGAACAATACGCAGAAGCTCTACTGAGCTTGGATGTAGCTGTAGAATACAAGCCAGATTACGCTGATGCTTGGTCGCAGCGAGGTATAGCCTTGGGTAGTTTAAACCGCCATGAAGAGGCGATCGCCAGTTTCGATCGCGCTATTACCTTACGTCCAGATGTTAGCTGGGTTTGGCACAATCGCGGGATTGCCCTGGGTAAGCTGGGTCGTTATATTGAAGCTCTCAATAGTTTCGATCTCGCTTTAGAATTTAACCCCGATGCGGCGACAATTTGGCACAACCGAGGGATTACTCTGATCGATCTTGGTTGCTATGAAAAAGCTGTCATCAACTTTGAAAAAACGATACAGCTACGACCAGATGCTTACTGGGCATGGTACAACCGAGGTACGGCACTGGGACATCTCAAGTAA
- a CDS encoding iron uptake porin: MTSTTSVETLTTKERSPQLAQVTSVSQLSDVQPTDWAFQALQSLVERYGCIAGYPDGTYRGNRALTRYEFAAGLNACLDRVNELIATASADMVNKEDLATLQRLQEEFGTELATLRGRVDALEATTAELEANQFSTTTKLSAQVIMAASDTFGDDVEDNTVLQTRMRFNFLSSFTGTDQLQVRLQAGNFSAFDYVGNITNEGQIAYATGTDNDVVIDNLNYSFQVGDNLRVWLLANSGEYDDVFDIVDNLITDTNVGAIGNLSFNPIYNAGGQNAGIITEFSITEALKLGLGYQAGNAEDPSPGNGLFNGSNSFLGRLEYGTDRFKVAFAYLHTYDEALNTTEQGSIRSLVAVTDADGSTRSVVGNHYGVEAQFDITPGIRIGGWAGLSKAIVLGLGDADVWNYALSLSFPDLGKEGNLLNIIVAMEPKLTGTSGFTVADGDGVERRRDPDTGLHVEASYRYQLTDNISVAPGVIWLTAPGHDSDNSDIVVGTLRTTFEF, from the coding sequence GTGACTTCAACAACCAGCGTTGAGACACTAACGACAAAAGAGCGATCGCCACAGCTAGCTCAAGTGACTTCAGTTTCCCAATTATCAGACGTGCAGCCTACAGATTGGGCATTTCAGGCATTGCAATCTTTGGTAGAACGGTATGGTTGCATTGCTGGATACCCCGATGGAACTTATCGCGGTAATCGCGCTTTAACTCGTTATGAATTTGCCGCAGGATTAAACGCTTGTTTAGATCGGGTCAACGAACTGATTGCTACCGCTTCTGCTGATATGGTCAACAAAGAAGACCTGGCAACTTTACAACGGTTGCAAGAGGAATTCGGTACGGAACTTGCAACTTTGCGCGGTCGAGTCGATGCTTTAGAAGCAACCACCGCCGAACTCGAAGCGAATCAATTTTCCACCACAACCAAATTAAGCGCTCAAGTCATTATGGCGGCTAGCGATACTTTTGGCGATGACGTGGAGGACAACACAGTCTTACAAACGAGAATGCGGTTCAATTTCCTGTCTAGTTTTACTGGTACAGATCAACTGCAAGTTCGCTTGCAAGCAGGTAACTTTAGTGCCTTTGACTATGTAGGCAACATTACGAATGAAGGACAGATAGCATATGCTACGGGTACTGATAACGATGTTGTTATAGATAACCTCAACTACAGTTTTCAAGTTGGCGATAATCTAAGAGTTTGGCTGCTAGCTAACTCTGGAGAATACGACGACGTTTTTGATATTGTCGATAACCTGATTACCGACACGAATGTAGGTGCAATTGGTAATCTCAGCTTCAACCCCATCTATAATGCAGGGGGACAGAATGCAGGGATAATTACAGAATTCTCGATAACTGAAGCTTTAAAACTGGGACTTGGCTATCAAGCTGGTAATGCTGAAGATCCTTCCCCTGGTAACGGTTTATTTAACGGTAGCAACAGCTTTCTCGGGCGATTAGAGTACGGAACTGACAGATTTAAGGTTGCTTTTGCCTATCTTCATACGTATGACGAAGCCTTAAACACGACAGAACAAGGTAGTATCAGATCGTTGGTAGCAGTCACAGATGCTGATGGCAGCACGCGATCGGTAGTAGGCAATCACTACGGTGTAGAAGCACAATTTGACATCACCCCTGGAATTAGAATTGGTGGATGGGCAGGATTGAGTAAGGCGATCGTCCTTGGATTGGGTGATGCTGATGTGTGGAACTATGCACTGTCCCTCAGTTTTCCCGATTTGGGCAAGGAAGGAAACCTACTCAATATTATTGTGGCGATGGAACCTAAGCTAACGGGTACGAGTGGTTTTACTGTTGCTGATGGCGATGGTGTAGAAAGAAGAAGAGATCCCGATACTGGGTTGCACGTTGAAGCTTCCTATCGATATCAACTGACTGATAATATCTCGGTTGCACCTGGCGTAATTTGGCTGACTGCTCCAGGTCACGATAGCGACAATAGCGATATTGTTGTCGGTACGTTGAGGACAACGTTTGAGTTTTAA
- the lepB gene encoding signal peptidase I produces the protein MPVQSFRVSKSQNPWAEGSRLLGITLLIGFGIRITAEQCYLIPSTSMKPTLQIDDRLFVDKISYHIGNPQRGDIIVFTPPEAVIQEEHSRDAYVKRVIGLPGEKVEVKNGIVYINDRPLTEHYIAEPPEYILAAAIVPPNSYLVLGDNRNRSYDSHAWGFISRDRIIGKAAVRFWPPYRVGSLYAETASSN, from the coding sequence ATGCCCGTACAAAGCTTTCGAGTCAGTAAATCGCAAAATCCCTGGGCTGAGGGTTCTAGGTTACTCGGAATAACATTGCTGATTGGATTTGGCATTCGGATAACTGCGGAGCAGTGTTACTTAATTCCTTCGACTTCCATGAAGCCTACTTTACAGATTGACGATCGCCTCTTCGTAGACAAAATTAGCTACCACATCGGCAATCCTCAGCGAGGAGATATCATCGTGTTTACCCCTCCAGAAGCAGTGATTCAGGAAGAACATTCTCGCGATGCATATGTGAAGCGAGTGATTGGACTGCCAGGAGAGAAAGTAGAAGTGAAAAATGGGATCGTATATATCAACGATCGACCTTTAACAGAACATTATATTGCCGAGCCACCGGAATACATTTTAGCAGCAGCGATCGTGCCACCCAATTCTTACCTTGTGTTGGGAGATAATCGCAATCGCAGCTATGACAGCCATGCTTGGGGTTTTATCAGTCGCGATCGCATTATTGGTAAAGCAGCAGTACGTTTTTGGCCTCCCTACCGTGTAGGTAGTTTGTATGCGGAAACCGCCAGCAGCAACTAG
- a CDS encoding IS5 family transposase (programmed frameshift) — protein MSRKAYKSDLTDREWQIIEPLIPPVRPGGHPRTVDMREVVNAIFYLLKTGCAWEMLPHDFPPYSTVYYYFRRWQKRGIWQQINLALREQVRMKLGKSHQATAAIVDSQSVKTTRKKGEVSGFDGGKLVKGRKRHVVVDPQGLLMGVVITEANASERLGAIVALLEECYNSKSLELIWADSGYSGENFAQAVMVVCGAEVEIVKRITDGFEVLPRRWVVERTFGWLGRYRRLSKDYELLPEISESMVYAAMVRLMLRRLAA, from the exons ATGAGTAGAAAAGCTTACAAAAGTGATTTAACCGATCGAGAATGGCAAATCATTGAACCATTAATTCCACCTGTAAGACCAGGAGGACATCCACGTACTGTGGATATGCGTGAGGTAGTAAATGCCATCTTTTATTTGCTGAAAACTGGCTGTGCTTGGGAGATGCTACCACATGACTTCCCACCCTATTCAACGGTTTATTATTACTTTCGGCGTTGGCAAAAACGAGGAATTTGGCAGCAGATAAATCTTGCCTTACGTGAACAAGTACGGATGAAGCTGGGCAAATCTCATCAAGCTACTGCTGCAATTGTGGATAGCCAGTCCGTAAAAACGAC ACGGAAAAAAGGGGAAGTATCCGGCTTTGATGGCGGCAAGCTAGTTAAAGGTCGCAAACGCCATGTCGTAGTAGATCCTCAAGGACTACTAATGGGTGTAGTAATCACCGAAGCTAATGCTTCAGAACGATTAGGAGCAATAGTGGCATTGCTAGAAGAGTGCTATAACTCTAAGTCTTTAGAGCTAATTTGGGCAGATAGTGGCTACAGTGGAGAGAATTTTGCACAAGCTGTAATGGTAGTCTGCGGTGCAGAAGTAGAAATAGTTAAGCGGATTACAGATGGGTTTGAAGTTTTGCCCAGAAGATGGGTAGTTGAACGAACTTTTGGCTGGCTAGGACGCTATCGACGACTAAGTAAGGATTATGAACTCCTACCGGAAATAAGTGAATCTATGGTCTACGCTGCTATGGTACGGCTGATGCTGAGACGACTAGCTGCTTGA